The following coding sequences are from one Leptospira stimsonii window:
- the plsY gene encoding glycerol-3-phosphate 1-O-acyltransferase PlsY produces the protein MNFLWIVFLSFAAGSIPFGYWIALHLAGVDIRKSGSKNIGATNVGRLVGWRYGFPVLVLDIAKGALPVYLSGHFYPEGGIPFQLLCGVLAILGHMFSPFLNFRGGKGVATALGVFLVLTPIACLGAVLVFLAVYKFFKFVSLGSIFASLTLPLVYAFSSVLLLHEEVSYWVLGTMIFISIGIILTHRENILRILNQSELFAVKNEDQKSDSERNRR, from the coding sequence ATGAATTTTCTCTGGATCGTTTTTTTAAGTTTTGCCGCGGGTTCGATTCCTTTCGGATATTGGATCGCGCTTCACCTTGCGGGCGTGGACATTCGGAAATCGGGAAGTAAGAACATCGGTGCGACGAACGTAGGTCGTTTGGTTGGATGGAGATACGGGTTTCCCGTTTTGGTTTTGGACATAGCCAAAGGGGCGCTTCCGGTTTATCTTTCCGGTCATTTCTATCCCGAAGGAGGAATTCCGTTTCAACTCCTCTGCGGAGTATTGGCAATACTGGGACATATGTTTTCTCCATTCTTAAACTTTAGAGGCGGGAAGGGAGTTGCAACGGCGTTAGGCGTTTTTCTGGTTCTGACTCCGATCGCGTGTTTGGGTGCGGTTCTTGTCTTTTTAGCGGTTTATAAATTTTTTAAATTTGTTTCTCTGGGATCAATTTTTGCTTCCCTAACGCTTCCTCTCGTTTATGCTTTTTCCTCGGTTCTTCTTTTGCACGAAGAAGTTTCGTATTGGGTTTTAGGAACCATGATTTTTATCTCTATCGGGATCATACTGACCCATAGGGAGAACATTCTTCGGATATTAAATCAGTCGGAGTTGTTCGCGGTCAAAAACGAGGATCAAAAAAGTGATTCAGAGAGAAATCGACGATAA
- the der gene encoding ribosome biogenesis GTPase Der, translated as MAKARKKTTEESDEIVPIKAPRKEPGEIIPVVSIVGRQNVGKSTLFNALLKKKLAITEDYPGVTRDVLSARIYQEDKDLDFYLCDTPGLDIDNPDTLAQSILEAAYRQLKASDLIIFLLDKNEVTPADHTLLGYLRREPEVASKPIIYCVNKADKELDEFDLEEFYRMGLAEVLPISAVGRKNLGLLLEKIKFFLSGRKLGKVWIEKMNPAKKKDAQPLPLAEEDYEFRLAIVGKPNSGKSSLLNAICGYERAVVSAVAGTTRDSVDTLLEFGDRRLLLTDTAGIRRHSKSAEALEFYSYQRTLKAIDGSDLVIHLLDAKKGFGDFDKKITSLLQEKGKPFLIAVNKWDSIEDKSDKTFKEYKEKLFSRFPLLNEVPIITISATEKLRVKKLVDLAFDLATRSQRKVSTSELNKNLKSWMGLAGRSFSAHQPPKMLYCTQVSTSPFHLILFVNHVDYFKPNLVSFLKKKLTETYELQGIPVQLEFRSDRK; from the coding sequence ATGGCTAAAGCCAGAAAAAAAACAACCGAAGAATCGGACGAAATCGTTCCGATCAAAGCTCCTCGAAAAGAACCCGGCGAAATCATTCCCGTAGTATCGATCGTGGGAAGACAGAACGTCGGAAAGTCCACGCTCTTCAACGCGCTCTTAAAAAAGAAATTAGCGATCACCGAAGATTATCCCGGTGTGACGCGTGACGTTCTTTCCGCGAGAATCTATCAAGAAGACAAGGACTTGGATTTTTATCTCTGCGATACTCCGGGACTCGATATCGACAATCCGGATACGCTGGCACAATCCATATTAGAAGCCGCTTATAGACAACTCAAAGCCTCCGATCTCATCATCTTTTTATTGGATAAGAACGAGGTCACGCCGGCGGATCATACTCTTCTCGGTTATCTAAGAAGGGAACCGGAAGTCGCGAGTAAGCCGATCATCTACTGCGTAAACAAAGCGGACAAAGAACTCGACGAGTTCGATCTCGAAGAATTCTATAGAATGGGGCTCGCCGAAGTACTTCCGATCTCTGCGGTGGGAAGAAAGAATCTCGGACTTCTCCTGGAAAAGATTAAATTTTTCTTAAGCGGAAGAAAGCTCGGAAAAGTCTGGATCGAAAAGATGAATCCGGCGAAGAAGAAGGACGCACAACCGCTTCCTCTCGCGGAAGAAGACTACGAATTCCGTCTCGCGATCGTAGGAAAACCGAATTCGGGAAAATCCAGTTTGTTAAACGCGATCTGCGGATACGAAAGAGCCGTTGTGAGCGCCGTCGCCGGAACCACACGAGACTCGGTCGACACTCTATTAGAATTTGGTGATAGACGTTTACTTTTGACGGACACGGCCGGGATCCGAAGGCACAGTAAATCCGCGGAAGCTCTTGAATTTTATTCGTATCAGAGAACTCTCAAGGCGATCGACGGAAGCGATCTTGTAATCCATCTTCTGGACGCAAAAAAAGGATTCGGGGATTTTGATAAAAAGATCACCTCACTTTTGCAGGAAAAGGGAAAACCGTTTTTGATCGCGGTCAACAAATGGGATTCCATCGAAGACAAGAGCGACAAGACATTCAAAGAATATAAGGAAAAACTCTTTAGTCGGTTTCCTTTGTTAAACGAAGTCCCGATCATTACGATCAGCGCGACCGAAAAACTCCGGGTCAAAAAACTGGTGGATCTCGCCTTTGATCTCGCGACTCGTTCGCAGAGAAAGGTAAGCACTTCCGAGTTGAACAAAAATCTCAAGTCTTGGATGGGACTCGCGGGAAGATCTTTTTCCGCGCACCAACCTCCGAAGATGTTGTATTGCACTCAAGTGTCGACTTCTCCGTTTCATCTCATTCTTTTTGTAAATCACGTGGACTACTTCAAACCGAATCTCGTTTCTTTTTTAAAAAAGAAACTTACAGAAACCTATGAACTCCAAGGAATTCCGGTTCAATTGGAGTTTCGCTCGGATCGAAAATGA
- the smpB gene encoding SsrA-binding protein, which yields MADKKEESGHSPLVNKKAKFNFELISFIEAGIVLTGSEVKSLREKKGNLTDAFAKIKNGEIFLENFSITPYKNGGYANHPEIRARKLLLHKREIEKLDRQVKEKGLVLVATKVYFKNNLRVKVEIAVAKPKKIHDKRDDMQKKDAQQEIARALKSSNRYDS from the coding sequence ATGGCAGACAAAAAAGAAGAATCCGGGCATTCGCCCTTGGTCAACAAAAAGGCCAAGTTCAACTTCGAATTGATTTCATTCATCGAAGCGGGCATCGTTTTGACCGGATCCGAAGTCAAAAGTCTTCGTGAAAAAAAAGGGAATCTTACCGACGCGTTCGCCAAGATCAAAAACGGCGAAATCTTTTTAGAAAACTTTTCCATCACTCCGTATAAAAACGGAGGTTACGCCAACCATCCGGAGATCCGAGCTCGCAAACTTCTTCTGCATAAGAGGGAAATCGAAAAGTTGGATCGTCAGGTAAAAGAGAAGGGTTTGGTTCTCGTCGCCACCAAGGTTTATTTTAAGAATAACCTTCGAGTGAAAGTGGAGATCGCCGTCGCCAAGCCGAAGAAGATACACGATAAACGGGATGACATGCAGAAAAAAGACGCACAGCAAGAAATCGCACGCGCCTTAAAATCTTCCAATCGTTACGATTCTTAG
- a CDS encoding AAA family ATPase, which translates to METVKIAGLNVPVSKSGINTGSLGSDLVETDSTVRNLSNILYPLLEGKPVLLVGDAGVGKNALIYYINFMRKHPTSRFSFNEDTLPEDLIGSYRILMDGQGFAWSDGPLTAAIRSGQSFVADEMNLCPPHIIKRFSTVYESAYLELIEGDGSRISCGDGFNFIGTQNPSEGFEGRKPLPFDITRFFSVIFIDPHTPDEILFILKKLYPALSESLLQSCIRISLETENRVITGKLGKGDLEKYHFNIRNLKKLCNRILGLKAETSELQFREFWNFYVEPFRKKEDRDLQVELLLNEIGLKMTPELPEPTFQVHKGFLYCNDKAFPVVDENKAKNLLSSVPLPLKLREFSEKIFTAVQFQENVLIEYSEEQDPQILLPLFTEISGLPLETVSLCKGIHTSDIIGALKPISGSKVDWVDGPLTRGIREGGNILITNLEAAGAELVEKLNMLTDDARSLTLPPEAGRSEPIQLTGDSRIFALKLFRKSKSTATISRAFRNRFTSVLFPDLEDESTLTEILSFYLPGSSLISKMVTFHTKIRDLAKKRTIGSANLLPYLFGLSNLLFWKDHILRYADEKMGEAGLKETAVRGGKIAYTNQIADPKERQELEKILDFQMSGIEVESDFFKVLEDKKKKTLTTATDIEKKRWWNPELHKREALTGKAKLLNSGNPLKRGVEIDTPETGGQMKEGADAWYGQDTRGNKGQGEPAGGGGAWGYRTEELYKQFLAKRKILWDYTIQVSLKEFKEVFGQSLEDIELNLDRLFDPEIDITRMYRNEGNRIDTRKYISFLSGRGDSKVFDRTIIDKNEEKLKGVEVAFLVSKSRRIFNFEYAVAVISAMLSSAYILKEHEVDFSIHAYSDRNNKKDRIDLVPIKRLDEEYDDAKEEEMFNYLRTDWQGDSVEEYQLLEKVESYFSPEAQTKIVVMISDFRGQRGKAEVSDEINSRDNRKLHAEILKNQNRNYVFLGVGLGRRYIAEHLFQDSIQITSDNFYNMPNLIGTELGRLILTHHSMRN; encoded by the coding sequence ATGGAAACCGTAAAAATCGCCGGTCTGAATGTTCCCGTTTCTAAGTCGGGAATCAACACAGGAAGTCTTGGATCCGATCTCGTTGAGACCGATTCCACCGTTCGTAATCTATCCAATATCCTCTATCCACTTCTGGAAGGAAAACCCGTCCTCCTCGTGGGAGATGCCGGCGTGGGAAAAAACGCTCTCATCTATTATATCAACTTCATGAGAAAACATCCCACTTCTCGTTTTAGTTTTAACGAGGATACACTTCCGGAAGATCTGATCGGGTCGTATCGAATTCTCATGGACGGTCAAGGTTTTGCATGGTCGGACGGGCCTTTGACTGCGGCGATTCGTTCGGGCCAGAGCTTCGTCGCCGACGAGATGAATCTTTGTCCTCCGCATATCATCAAACGATTCTCCACAGTTTACGAGTCCGCCTATTTAGAGTTAATCGAAGGAGACGGCTCGAGAATTTCCTGCGGCGACGGTTTTAATTTTATCGGAACCCAGAACCCCTCCGAAGGGTTTGAAGGAAGAAAGCCGCTTCCTTTCGACATCACCCGATTCTTCTCCGTAATTTTTATCGATCCTCATACTCCTGATGAAATTCTCTTTATTCTGAAAAAACTCTATCCTGCCTTGAGCGAGTCTCTTCTTCAATCCTGCATTCGTATTTCTTTGGAGACGGAGAATCGTGTGATCACGGGTAAGCTCGGAAAAGGCGATCTGGAAAAGTATCACTTCAACATTCGAAATCTAAAAAAACTCTGTAATCGTATTCTCGGCTTAAAGGCCGAAACGAGCGAACTTCAGTTTCGTGAGTTCTGGAATTTTTATGTGGAACCGTTTCGTAAAAAAGAAGACAGAGACCTTCAAGTCGAACTTTTGTTAAACGAAATCGGACTCAAGATGACTCCGGAACTTCCGGAACCAACCTTTCAAGTTCACAAAGGTTTCTTGTATTGTAACGATAAGGCATTTCCCGTTGTGGATGAAAACAAAGCGAAGAATCTTTTGAGTAGCGTTCCTCTTCCTCTGAAACTTCGCGAATTTTCCGAAAAGATTTTTACCGCGGTTCAGTTTCAGGAAAACGTTTTGATCGAATATTCGGAAGAACAGGATCCTCAGATTCTTCTTCCGCTCTTCACCGAAATTTCGGGTCTTCCTCTGGAGACCGTAAGTTTGTGCAAGGGAATTCATACTTCGGATATCATCGGAGCCTTGAAACCGATCAGCGGTTCCAAGGTGGATTGGGTGGACGGTCCTCTCACTCGTGGAATCCGAGAAGGCGGAAACATTCTCATCACAAACCTGGAAGCGGCAGGAGCCGAACTAGTAGAAAAATTGAATATGCTTACGGACGACGCTCGATCTCTCACTCTTCCTCCCGAAGCCGGAAGAAGCGAACCGATTCAGTTGACCGGGGATTCCCGCATCTTTGCCCTAAAACTTTTTAGAAAATCAAAATCGACCGCGACCATTTCCCGCGCGTTTCGAAATCGTTTTACGAGCGTCTTGTTTCCGGATCTCGAAGACGAATCCACGTTAACCGAAATTCTTTCCTTTTATCTTCCCGGAAGCAGTTTGATTTCGAAGATGGTGACCTTTCACACAAAGATCCGCGATCTCGCAAAAAAGAGAACGATCGGTTCCGCGAATCTTTTGCCGTATCTATTCGGACTTTCTAATCTTCTTTTCTGGAAGGATCATATTCTTCGTTATGCGGATGAAAAAATGGGAGAAGCGGGCCTCAAAGAAACCGCGGTGAGAGGCGGTAAGATCGCTTATACAAATCAGATCGCAGATCCGAAGGAAAGACAGGAACTCGAAAAAATCTTAGATTTCCAAATGTCGGGCATCGAAGTAGAATCCGATTTCTTCAAGGTTCTTGAGGATAAGAAAAAAAAAACTCTAACAACGGCCACCGACATTGAAAAAAAACGTTGGTGGAATCCCGAACTTCATAAAAGGGAAGCGTTAACCGGAAAGGCGAAACTTCTCAACTCGGGCAATCCACTCAAACGCGGAGTCGAAATCGACACCCCCGAAACGGGAGGTCAGATGAAGGAAGGCGCCGACGCTTGGTATGGTCAGGACACCCGAGGCAACAAAGGCCAAGGAGAACCCGCAGGCGGAGGCGGAGCTTGGGGTTATCGCACCGAAGAACTCTATAAACAATTTCTTGCCAAACGGAAGATCCTCTGGGACTACACGATCCAAGTTTCCTTAAAAGAATTCAAAGAAGTATTCGGTCAGAGTTTGGAAGACATCGAGCTTAATCTCGATCGTCTCTTTGATCCGGAGATCGACATCACGAGAATGTATCGAAACGAAGGAAATCGGATCGATACTCGGAAATATATTTCATTCTTATCCGGAAGAGGGGACTCGAAAGTTTTCGATCGTACGATCATCGATAAGAACGAAGAAAAACTCAAAGGTGTGGAAGTAGCGTTTCTCGTCTCCAAGTCGAGAAGGATCTTCAACTTTGAATACGCGGTCGCCGTGATTTCGGCGATGCTTTCTTCGGCGTATATTCTCAAAGAACACGAGGTGGATTTTTCGATTCACGCGTACTCGGATCGAAACAATAAGAAGGATCGGATCGATCTCGTTCCGATCAAACGTCTCGACGAAGAATACGACGACGCAAAAGAAGAGGAAATGTTCAATTATCTACGAACCGACTGGCAAGGAGACTCCGTAGAAGAGTATCAACTTCTCGAAAAAGTAGAATCGTATTTTTCGCCGGAGGCACAGACGAAAATTGTGGTAATGATCTCCGATTTTCGGGGACAAAGGGGCAAAGCAGAAGTTTCCGACGAAATCAATTCTCGGGACAACCGCAAACTCCACGCCGAAATTCTGAAAAACCAGAATCGGAACTACGTCTTTCTGGGAGTCGGTCTCGGAAGACGATACATAGCGGAACATCTGTTTCAGGATTCCATCCAGATCACTTCGGATAATTTTTACAATATGCCCAACCTGATCGGGACCGAACTAGGCAGATTGATTCTCACCCATCATAGCATGAGAAATTAA
- a CDS encoding pyridoxal phosphate-dependent aminotransferase produces MSQNPLEYVLANRIQGLDTSAIRKAFELAGSLKNPINLSIGQPHFPCPANIIEAGCKVLRDGKTAYTLTGGIPELRSALAEKYKTTNGISYATPERILVTSGISSAFLLLFNALLNEGDECLVVTPHFLMYPAYIKIYGGKMNTVHQSFEPEDLKEFSNKKLKIIIYSSPSNPTGKILSRKQLEALAELAEKTGAYLISDEIYELFDYDKKFISAGSFYEKTITLSGFSKTYSMTGLRLSSILAPEPITKALTTLQQYTIVCAPSVTQWMGIEALKTDMSSYIADYKEKRDFVYDSIKDHYEVEKSEGAFYFFIKIKEKDDDFVLRAIKEKELILVPGYIFADSKNYIRISFASEWENLKKGISALVSLA; encoded by the coding sequence ATGAGTCAGAATCCATTAGAATATGTTTTAGCAAATCGAATCCAAGGCCTCGACACTTCCGCGATCCGCAAAGCGTTCGAACTCGCGGGGAGTTTAAAAAACCCGATCAATCTTTCCATCGGTCAGCCGCATTTCCCTTGTCCCGCGAATATTATCGAAGCTGGTTGTAAGGTGCTCAGAGACGGAAAAACGGCTTATACTCTCACAGGTGGAATTCCGGAACTTCGTTCCGCTCTTGCGGAAAAATACAAGACGACTAACGGTATCTCCTATGCGACGCCAGAAAGAATTTTGGTCACTTCCGGAATCAGCTCCGCATTCTTACTTTTATTCAACGCGTTGTTAAACGAAGGAGACGAATGTCTCGTAGTCACGCCCCACTTTTTGATGTATCCCGCCTATATCAAGATCTACGGGGGAAAGATGAACACGGTGCATCAATCCTTCGAACCGGAAGATCTAAAGGAATTCTCCAATAAAAAACTGAAGATTATCATCTATTCTTCTCCTTCCAATCCCACGGGTAAAATTCTTTCCAGGAAACAATTGGAAGCACTCGCAGAACTCGCGGAGAAAACCGGAGCCTATTTGATTTCGGATGAGATCTACGAACTCTTCGACTATGATAAGAAGTTTATCTCGGCGGGTTCTTTTTACGAGAAGACGATAACTCTTTCCGGTTTTTCCAAAACGTACAGTATGACTGGGCTTCGTTTGTCCTCCATTCTCGCGCCGGAACCCATTACAAAAGCATTAACTACTCTGCAACAATATACGATCGTCTGCGCTCCTTCCGTCACTCAGTGGATGGGAATCGAAGCACTCAAAACGGATATGAGTTCCTACATAGCAGACTACAAAGAAAAAAGGGACTTCGTCTACGATTCCATAAAAGATCACTATGAGGTGGAAAAGAGCGAAGGCGCATTCTACTTCTTTATCAAGATCAAAGAAAAAGACGATGATTTTGTTCTGAGGGCCATCAAAGAGAAGGAATTGATCTTGGTTCCTGGTTATATCTTTGCCGATTCTAAGAATTACATTCGGATCAGCTTCGCATCGGAATGGGAGAATTTGAAGAAGGGAATTTCAGCGCTTGTTTCACTCGCTTGA
- a CDS encoding A24 family peptidase: protein MFHSLDPLTFWIFLGFGSFGAVSLGSFYVTLGFRILEYYYGKKRKSLSFGEKWKQIFTSPSACDHCGKEIRYPELLPVVGYLISRGKCKECKKPIPVIFPLVEFSFFSIFVLCFVLTQNPAFSFVFLFLCGHLLISCLTDAYHFSLDYENLPWILFFGLTAVYLLNGKLPGWNEVFVFGGFFAAFLILFFFFPGGIGFGDVLFAPVLAMIAGHPWWMFFLNASYIPAVLFTVALRKKGESLRRTPIPMGLYFGLGTVLTFFGKILFESEFLSIPIFSDLLDQNPQ, encoded by the coding sequence TTGTTTCACTCGCTTGATCCGTTGACCTTCTGGATCTTTTTGGGATTCGGAAGTTTCGGCGCGGTTTCCTTGGGAAGTTTTTACGTTACGTTAGGATTTCGGATCTTAGAATACTATTACGGTAAAAAAAGAAAATCTCTTTCTTTTGGGGAGAAGTGGAAACAAATTTTTACTTCTCCGAGCGCTTGCGATCATTGCGGAAAAGAGATCCGTTATCCGGAACTTCTTCCGGTTGTGGGTTATCTGATCTCAAGAGGAAAATGCAAAGAATGTAAAAAGCCGATCCCTGTGATCTTCCCTTTGGTTGAATTTTCTTTTTTTTCTATTTTTGTTTTGTGTTTTGTTCTTACCCAAAATCCTGCTTTCAGTTTTGTCTTTTTGTTTTTATGCGGTCATCTTCTGATTTCCTGTCTGACCGATGCGTATCATTTTTCTTTGGATTATGAGAATCTTCCTTGGATTTTATTCTTCGGTTTGACCGCAGTTTATCTTTTGAACGGCAAACTCCCTGGTTGGAACGAGGTCTTTGTCTTCGGAGGTTTTTTTGCCGCGTTTCTGATCTTGTTTTTTTTCTTTCCGGGTGGAATCGGTTTTGGAGACGTTCTCTTTGCACCGGTTCTTGCAATGATCGCAGGTCATCCTTGGTGGATGTTTTTTTTAAACGCCTCTTATATCCCTGCGGTTTTGTTTACAGTCGCGCTTCGTAAAAAAGGCGAAAGCCTTCGAAGAACTCCGATTCCGATGGGTTTGTATTTCGGTTTAGGAACGGTGCTGACTTTTTTTGGGAAGATTCTTTTCGAATCGGAGTTTCTTTCGATTCCGATCTTTTCCGATCTTTTGGATCAGAATCCACAATAA
- a CDS encoding ABC transporter ATP-binding protein has protein sequence MQTAVQNGISVFNLQKTFGSTEIIKGVSLDIEEGDYVSLTGKSGSGKSTLLYMISSLDPPSLGAIHIDGKDIYRMDEEEIHEFRNKRMGFIFQFHYLLPEFTALENVLMPARKAGLLNERQSYAEHLLEEFDLKDRMNYRINRLSGGQAQRVAIARALVMNPKYIFADEPTGALDSANTKVVMNILAKVNREINTTIVVVTHDPDFAAKTKRQIHLVDGRIVSGKEWETIQKVSKASR, from the coding sequence ATGCAGACCGCTGTTCAAAATGGAATCTCCGTTTTTAATCTTCAAAAAACGTTCGGAAGCACGGAAATCATCAAGGGTGTGAGTTTGGATATTGAAGAGGGAGACTACGTTTCTCTTACGGGAAAGTCCGGTTCGGGAAAGAGTACTCTTCTATATATGATCAGTTCTTTGGATCCTCCGAGTCTGGGTGCGATTCATATCGACGGCAAAGATATCTATCGAATGGACGAAGAGGAAATTCACGAGTTTCGAAACAAAAGAATGGGTTTTATCTTTCAGTTTCACTATCTTCTTCCGGAGTTTACGGCTTTGGAAAACGTTTTGATGCCCGCGAGAAAGGCGGGACTATTGAACGAACGTCAAAGTTATGCGGAACATCTCTTGGAAGAATTCGATCTCAAGGACAGAATGAACTACAGAATCAATCGTCTTTCCGGGGGCCAGGCTCAGAGGGTTGCGATAGCAAGGGCGCTCGTGATGAATCCTAAGTATATCTTCGCAGACGAACCGACGGGCGCCCTCGATTCCGCCAACACCAAAGTGGTGATGAATATTCTCGCAAAGGTCAATCGGGAGATCAATACGACCATCGTCGTGGTCACACACGACCCGGATTTCGCCGCAAAGACCAAAAGACAGATTCATCTGGTGGACGGAAGGATCGTATCTGGTAAGGAATGGGAAACGATTCAGAAGGTATCGAAAGCAAGCCGCTGA
- a CDS encoding ABC transporter permease, with protein MLFIALRQMLVRGKQTLTTLSGIVLGTAAFIIISGVLLGFRGYLIDQLINADCHVRISPRQEIIQANSMDDLFPNENVFWLSPPSGKRGSNHLNQASLWYERLDRDPAVEAYSPQVSGRIFLYSGSNQEAGKIIGIIPSRQIQITPLAEYITEGSVESLAAGNRLILGDGLAKLLGLGLNKTVWITAGLQERTPFRISGIFRSGNKALDDSIAYGLLSEVQQLTGQSGMITDIAVRLKDVNQSMQKAEEWKKLGDEKILSWQEANSSFFAIFKLQDAIRYSMTAAILVVAGFGIYNILNVIINQKKREIAILRSIGFRPKEVLMIFLMQGVILGVVGGIIGLIVGFLICLRIESLPFTNPLFSAGASSMVVSFAPSIYFQAFLQSMVATLIASWIPARSAGKLSPIEIIRGE; from the coding sequence ATGTTGTTCATAGCGCTCAGGCAGATGCTCGTTAGGGGAAAGCAGACCCTGACGACACTTTCCGGGATCGTTCTAGGAACGGCGGCCTTTATCATCATATCCGGAGTTCTCTTGGGATTTCGAGGATATCTCATCGATCAATTGATCAACGCCGATTGCCATGTTCGGATTTCTCCCAGACAAGAGATCATTCAGGCGAATTCCATGGACGATTTATTTCCGAATGAGAACGTGTTCTGGCTTTCTCCTCCCTCCGGCAAGCGCGGGTCGAATCATTTGAACCAGGCGAGTCTCTGGTATGAACGACTTGATAGGGACCCAGCCGTCGAAGCGTATTCTCCTCAAGTAAGCGGACGAATCTTTTTATACTCCGGTTCCAATCAGGAAGCTGGAAAGATCATAGGAATCATTCCGTCGAGACAGATTCAAATCACTCCGCTCGCGGAATACATTACAGAAGGAAGTGTGGAATCCCTCGCGGCAGGAAATCGACTGATTTTGGGGGACGGCCTCGCGAAACTTTTAGGTTTGGGCCTGAACAAAACGGTCTGGATCACGGCTGGCCTTCAAGAAAGAACTCCGTTTCGTATTTCCGGAATCTTTCGATCCGGAAACAAAGCTTTGGACGATAGTATCGCCTATGGACTGTTATCCGAAGTCCAACAGTTGACCGGTCAGTCCGGAATGATTACGGACATCGCAGTGCGTTTGAAGGACGTAAACCAATCTATGCAGAAGGCCGAGGAATGGAAGAAACTCGGGGACGAAAAAATTCTAAGTTGGCAGGAAGCGAATTCGAGTTTTTTCGCGATCTTCAAACTGCAAGACGCGATCCGATATTCCATGACCGCCGCGATTCTGGTAGTCGCCGGATTTGGAATATATAATATTTTGAATGTGATTATCAATCAGAAAAAAAGGGAGATCGCGATTCTTCGTTCCATAGGGTTTCGACCGAAAGAGGTCTTGATGATTTTTTTGATGCAAGGGGTGATTCTCGGAGTGGTGGGAGGAATCATCGGACTGATCGTCGGATTCTTAATTTGTTTGAGAATCGAATCCCTTCCTTTTACGAATCCTTTGTTTTCGGCGGGAGCGAGTTCGATGGTGGTTTCGTTCGCGCCTTCGATTTATTTTCAGGCGTTCTTACAATCGATGGTCGCTACATTAATCGCGAGTTGGATTCCTGCCAGGTCGGCCGGTAAACTTTCCCCGATCGAAATCATACGAGGAGAATAG
- a CDS encoding secretion protein HlyD, whose product MNVVVNTLKSLFRIYKSLRLPYRILYTALPILVILVILQFRNKPKADDFAISGPISEKAYGLGTVHSLDTFRFRVGVPTKVTKVFVLEGDEVFPGQSLLQLEGLATVRSPIHGIVSDVGYHEGEVAFQSMQAVEVLGVGSKYLVVALDEQILLSVKKGQTALIRFEGKPNEVVSGKVQGTFSHAGQFFARIEAFRFPEGVLPGMTADVAIEVGKRDSAVLVPRKYEKKQRIIIFRNGKSSAVSFVPGLRSEKFIEVKEGDIQPGDLLSEAP is encoded by the coding sequence ATGAACGTCGTAGTCAACACACTTAAATCATTATTCAGAATTTATAAGTCCTTGCGACTTCCTTATCGGATTCTTTACACGGCTCTTCCGATACTCGTGATTCTTGTGATTCTACAATTTAGAAACAAACCGAAGGCGGATGACTTTGCCATCTCCGGGCCGATCTCCGAAAAAGCTTACGGCTTGGGAACGGTTCATTCTTTGGATACGTTTCGTTTCCGAGTTGGAGTGCCGACGAAGGTTACTAAGGTTTTCGTTCTGGAAGGAGACGAAGTGTTTCCCGGTCAGAGCCTTTTGCAATTGGAAGGTCTCGCGACCGTTCGCTCTCCGATTCACGGAATCGTTTCCGATGTCGGTTATCATGAAGGAGAGGTTGCGTTCCAGTCGATGCAGGCCGTCGAAGTGTTGGGTGTGGGTTCGAAGTATCTGGTCGTCGCCCTCGATGAGCAGATTCTACTTTCCGTAAAAAAAGGACAAACCGCGCTCATACGCTTTGAAGGCAAACCGAATGAAGTCGTTTCCGGAAAAGTGCAAGGAACTTTTTCTCACGCAGGTCAATTTTTTGCAAGAATCGAGGCCTTCCGCTTTCCGGAGGGTGTTCTTCCCGGGATGACCGCAGACGTCGCGATCGAAGTCGGTAAACGGGATAGCGCCGTATTGGTTCCTCGGAAATACGAAAAGAAACAGAGAATTATAATATTCAGAAATGGTAAATCTTCGGCGGTCTCCTTTGTTCCGGGACTCAGATCGGAAAAGTTTATAGAAGTCAAAGAAGGCGATATTCAACCGGGAGATTTACTCTCCGAGGCGCCCTGA